In Bacillus cytotoxicus NVH 391-98, the following are encoded in one genomic region:
- the nagE gene encoding N-acetylglucosamine-specific PTS transporter subunit IIBC: MLQFLQRIGKALMLPIAVLPAAGLLLRLGQPDVFDIPVMAQAGAAIFDNLALIFAIGVAIGLSVDGSGAAGLAGAIGYLVMKNTTNTLSVSYSTAELNDKLKSVQDLLGSVDPSKLADTMTKVSKAAALTPKINMAILGGIIAGIVAGLLYNKFHKIKLPEWLGFFAGKRFVPIITSVVMLLLGLVFGQIWPTIQSGIDAVAHGIVNLGSIGSGLFGLLNRLLIPIGLHHVMNTYFWFVLGDFTNAAGDIVHGDIARFFAKDPSAGMFMTGFFPVMMFGLPAACFAMIAAAKPEKRKMVTGMLAGLALTSFLTGITEPIEFSFMFLSPVLYGIHAVLTGISLFVTTSLGIHDGFSFSAGAIDYFLNFGIATKPLLLAGIGLIYAAIYFVVFYFLIKKFNLKTPGREDDEELATDDEAPVAGSIGEAYVTALGGKDNLTVIDNCATRLRLQVKDANLVNESALKRAGARGVMKLSNTSVQVIVGTNVESVAEDMKKHV, encoded by the coding sequence ATGTTACAGTTTTTACAACGTATTGGTAAAGCATTAATGCTTCCAATTGCAGTATTGCCAGCAGCAGGATTATTGCTTCGTTTAGGGCAACCAGATGTATTTGATATACCTGTTATGGCACAAGCCGGTGCAGCTATTTTTGATAACTTAGCACTTATTTTTGCAATTGGCGTTGCAATCGGTTTGTCAGTTGATGGTAGTGGTGCTGCAGGTCTTGCAGGTGCGATTGGTTATCTAGTTATGAAGAATACAACTAATACTTTAAGTGTTAGTTATTCGACAGCAGAACTAAATGATAAATTAAAAAGTGTTCAAGACTTATTGGGGTCAGTTGATCCAAGTAAGTTAGCGGATACAATGACAAAAGTTTCAAAAGCAGCAGCGTTAACACCTAAAATAAATATGGCGATCCTTGGTGGGATTATTGCCGGGATTGTTGCTGGGTTATTATATAACAAATTCCATAAGATCAAATTGCCAGAATGGTTAGGTTTCTTTGCAGGAAAACGCTTTGTTCCAATTATTACATCCGTCGTTATGCTTCTTTTAGGATTAGTATTTGGTCAAATTTGGCCAACAATTCAAAGTGGCATTGATGCAGTAGCTCATGGTATTGTCAACTTAGGTTCAATTGGATCTGGTTTATTCGGTTTATTGAACCGTTTATTGATTCCAATTGGCTTGCACCATGTAATGAACACATACTTCTGGTTTGTGCTTGGTGACTTTACAAATGCAGCAGGCGATATTGTTCATGGTGATATTGCTCGTTTCTTTGCGAAAGATCCATCAGCAGGTATGTTTATGACTGGTTTCTTCCCAGTTATGATGTTTGGTTTACCAGCAGCATGTTTCGCAATGATTGCAGCTGCGAAACCAGAAAAACGTAAAATGGTTACAGGAATGTTAGCGGGTCTTGCACTAACTTCATTTTTAACTGGTATTACAGAACCAATTGAATTCTCGTTCATGTTCTTATCTCCAGTATTATATGGTATCCATGCTGTATTAACAGGTATTTCACTATTTGTAACAACATCACTTGGCATTCATGATGGTTTTTCATTTAGTGCTGGTGCCATTGATTATTTCTTAAACTTTGGTATTGCAACAAAACCATTATTATTAGCAGGAATTGGATTAATTTATGCAGCTATTTACTTTGTTGTATTCTACTTCTTAATTAAGAAATTTAACTTGAAAACTCCAGGGCGTGAAGATGATGAGGAATTAGCAACAGATGATGAAGCGCCAGTTGCAGGTTCGATTGGAGAAGCATATGTAACTGCACTCGGCGGAAAAGACAACTTAACAGTGATTGATAACTGTGCGACTCGTCTCCGTCTACAAGTAAAAGATGCAAACTTAGTAAATGAATCAGCGTTAAAACGTGCTGGTGCGAGAGGTGTTATGAAATTAAGTAACACAAGTGTGCAAGTTATCGTTGGAACAAACGTTGAATCAGTTGCTGAAGATATGAAAAAACACGTATAA
- a CDS encoding YfhE family protein: MDKKKREKARNTLSSTQEVLYQREFKRADRVAGYRPKGV; this comes from the coding sequence ATGGATAAGAAAAAGCGTGAAAAAGCAAGAAATACATTATCTAGTACACAAGAGGTTCTTTATCAAAGAGAATTTAAAAGAGCTGATCGTGTAGCCGGTTATCGTCCAAAAGGCGTTTAA
- a CDS encoding diglucosyl diacylglycerol synthase, translating to MIKNPKVLILTAHYGNGHVQVAKTLEQAFHQKGIEDVIVCDLFGESHPVITDITKYLYLKSYTIGKELYRLFYYGVEKIYDKKIASWYANFGRKRLKALLHTEKPDIVINTFPIIAVPELKKQTGFSIPVYNVLTDFCLHKIWIHREVDRYFVATDHVKQVMIEIGVPAERIVETGIPIRKNFELTMNSELIYNKYQLSREKKILLIVAGAHGVLGNVKDLCASFMSVPNLQVAVVCGKNDALKQELLKLQEQNSEALKVFGYIENIDELFRVTSCMITKPGGITLSEAAALQVPVILYKPVPGQENENAIYFESKGAAVVIREDAEIFEKTKALLEDDRKLLQMKEAMGSIYRPEPAAHIVDVILEENHAQTNHVPMKSPALAQSFT from the coding sequence TTGATAAAAAACCCCAAGGTTTTAATATTAACAGCACATTATGGCAATGGTCATGTGCAAGTAGCAAAAACATTAGAACAAGCATTTCATCAAAAAGGAATCGAAGATGTGATTGTTTGTGATTTATTTGGAGAGTCACATCCAGTTATAACGGATATTACAAAATATCTATATTTAAAAAGCTATACGATAGGTAAAGAGTTATATCGTTTGTTTTATTATGGTGTAGAGAAAATTTACGATAAAAAAATTGCATCGTGGTATGCCAATTTTGGGAGAAAGCGTCTGAAAGCACTTTTGCATACAGAGAAACCAGATATAGTCATTAATACGTTTCCGATTATTGCTGTGCCAGAGCTGAAAAAACAAACGGGTTTTTCAATTCCTGTTTATAATGTATTAACAGACTTCTGTTTGCATAAAATATGGATTCATCGTGAAGTAGATCGTTATTTTGTTGCAACAGATCATGTAAAACAAGTAATGATTGAAATCGGTGTACCCGCAGAGCGCATTGTAGAAACTGGGATTCCGATTCGTAAAAATTTCGAGTTAACCATGAATTCAGAACTTATATATAATAAATATCAGTTATCTCGTGAGAAAAAGATTTTACTTATTGTAGCAGGAGCTCATGGTGTATTAGGGAACGTGAAAGATTTGTGCGCGTCATTTATGTCTGTTCCTAACCTACAAGTAGCTGTTGTTTGTGGGAAAAATGATGCTCTAAAGCAAGAATTATTGAAGCTACAGGAACAAAATTCTGAAGCATTAAAAGTATTTGGCTATATAGAGAATATTGACGAATTATTCCGTGTTACTTCTTGTATGATTACAAAGCCGGGAGGCATTACATTAAGTGAAGCAGCTGCTTTACAAGTACCTGTCATTTTATACAAACCTGTACCGGGGCAAGAAAACGAAAATGCAATTTACTTTGAGAGCAAGGGAGCTGCAGTTGTAATACGTGAAGATGCTGAGATTTTTGAGAAAACAAAAGCTTTATTAGAGGATGATAGGAAGCTTTTACAAATGAAAGAAGCAATGGGAAGCATTTATCGTCCAGAACCAGCTGCTCATATTGTAGATGTAATTTTAGAAGAGAATCATGCACAGACGAATCATGTGCCAATGAAATCACCAGCTCTAGCCCAGTCTTTCACGTAA
- a CDS encoding NAD-dependent epimerase/dehydratase family protein has translation MKKRCLITGGAGFIGSHLAEELVKRGHPVTIVDNFYKGKSKYHEELTGNIPIIPISILDKNSMHELVNQHDVVFHLAAILGVKTTMEKSIELIETNFDGTRNILQAALKGKKKVIFASTSEVYGKGTPPFSEDDDRLYGATSKIRWSYAICKTLEETLCLGYALQGLPVTIVRYFNIYGPRAKDGPYAGVIPRFIRAALQGDDLLVYGDGKQTRCFTYVSDAVEATIAAMDEKVNGEIINIGSEDEKSIQEVAQDIHQLTHSSSKIVHVPFEKVYPHGFEEIPNRKPDVTKLKEMCQFHPNVSWEQGLKETIQWFREIEND, from the coding sequence ATGAAGAAACGTTGTTTGATTACAGGTGGAGCAGGATTTATTGGATCACATTTAGCGGAAGAACTCGTGAAACGAGGTCATCCAGTTACGATTGTTGATAATTTTTATAAAGGAAAAAGTAAATATCATGAAGAGTTAACAGGAAATATTCCGATTATTCCAATTAGTATTCTTGATAAAAATTCAATGCATGAATTGGTAAATCAGCATGATGTTGTCTTTCATTTAGCTGCTATTTTAGGTGTAAAGACTACAATGGAAAAAAGCATTGAATTAATTGAAACGAATTTTGATGGAACAAGAAATATTTTACAAGCAGCATTAAAGGGGAAGAAGAAAGTGATTTTTGCCTCCACTTCTGAAGTGTATGGAAAAGGAACGCCACCCTTTTCGGAAGATGATGATCGGTTATATGGGGCAACATCTAAAATTCGTTGGAGTTATGCAATTTGTAAAACATTAGAAGAGACATTGTGTTTAGGATATGCGCTACAAGGATTACCAGTAACAATTGTCCGTTATTTTAATATTTATGGCCCTAGAGCAAAAGATGGTCCATATGCTGGGGTGATTCCGCGATTTATTCGTGCAGCACTTCAAGGTGATGATCTTCTTGTATATGGAGATGGAAAGCAAACGCGTTGTTTTACGTATGTAAGTGATGCGGTAGAAGCGACAATTGCCGCAATGGATGAAAAAGTAAATGGAGAAATTATTAATATAGGATCTGAAGACGAAAAAAGCATTCAAGAAGTAGCGCAAGATATTCATCAATTGACGCATTCATCTTCCAAAATTGTTCATGTGCCATTTGAAAAGGTGTATCCACATGGGTTTGAAGAAATTCCGAATCGAAAGCCTGATGTTACAAAGCTAAAAGAAATGTGCCAATTCCATCCTAATGTTTCATGGGAGCAAGGATTAAAAGAGACGATTCAGTGGTTTCGTGAAATAGAGAATGATTAA
- a CDS encoding GNAT family N-acetyltransferase codes for MLKKRDLHDSHVLYELMVDPAVFPFVRQKASSYEEFLFLTKQTIEAEERGELISRTILDEWGNPIGTITLFDIQEKAGFLGTWLGKPYHGKGYNKLAKDAFFSELFYELDIETIFMRIRKENIRSIKAAEKLEYVSLANETRKAVYDQINIQEEVYNLYEISKDQYTLSTMRDATFQDAHHLKEA; via the coding sequence ATGTTAAAAAAACGCGACTTACACGACAGCCACGTTCTATATGAATTAATGGTGGATCCAGCTGTCTTCCCTTTTGTGCGTCAAAAGGCTTCTTCATATGAAGAATTTCTATTTTTAACAAAGCAAACAATTGAAGCGGAAGAGCGTGGGGAATTAATTTCACGAACGATTTTAGATGAATGGGGAAATCCTATCGGTACAATTACTCTATTTGATATTCAAGAAAAAGCTGGATTTCTTGGTACTTGGCTCGGAAAGCCATATCATGGTAAAGGATATAACAAACTTGCTAAAGATGCATTTTTCAGCGAGCTCTTCTATGAACTGGATATTGAAACAATTTTTATGCGCATTCGCAAAGAAAATATTCGCTCTATTAAGGCAGCTGAAAAACTAGAATATGTGAGCTTAGCAAATGAAACAAGAAAAGCTGTTTATGATCAAATTAATATACAAGAGGAAGTATATAATTTATATGAAATCTCGAAAGATCAATATACATTATCTACAATGCGTGATGCTACATTCCAAGATGCACATCATTTAAAAGAAGCATAG
- a CDS encoding nucleotide sugar dehydrogenase: MNDSRKITVIGLGYVGLPLAIHFAERGYNVVGLDKDKRKIERIEKGDSYIPDVSSNVLKDLVQNKQLVVYTPHTGIEEFQNSEYVIVTVPTPINKQKEPDLSALIAASHYIKQNLQAGQTFIFESSTYPGTLEEVIIPIIAQSGKEVGKDYYIGYSPERIDPANQQYTVQTIPKVISGQTERCKQQVQKLYSTIFDTVVPVSSPKVAEMCKLFENIQRLVNISLVNELNILCEKLGIDFREALEAAATKPFGFTPYWPGPGIGGHCIPVDPLYFQWKARQLGQSSQLIEVAHMINEKMPQQIVTQVKELSAPPGTVFLIGIAYKKDVNDLRESPALPIIELLVNEGYKVQYHDPYISSAKIGDKIYDSIPLKKKTLEKADCILIVTDHSNIDWNICKGMKHVIDTRGVLKKVSA, translated from the coding sequence ATGAATGATAGTAGGAAGATAACTGTCATTGGATTGGGCTATGTTGGTCTTCCTTTAGCGATACATTTTGCGGAAAGAGGATATAACGTAGTCGGATTAGATAAAGATAAACGAAAAATAGAACGAATTGAAAAAGGAGATAGCTATATACCAGATGTTTCCTCGAATGTTTTAAAAGATTTGGTTCAAAACAAACAGTTGGTAGTTTATACGCCTCATACAGGGATAGAAGAATTTCAAAATAGTGAGTATGTGATTGTTACGGTACCAACGCCAATTAATAAACAAAAAGAACCTGATTTAAGTGCTCTTATTGCAGCCTCTCATTATATAAAACAAAACCTTCAAGCAGGACAAACCTTCATTTTTGAAAGTTCCACATATCCGGGTACATTGGAAGAGGTCATCATTCCGATTATTGCTCAATCAGGTAAAGAAGTTGGAAAAGATTATTATATTGGATACTCACCAGAGCGAATTGATCCAGCGAATCAGCAATATACAGTACAAACCATTCCAAAAGTCATTAGTGGTCAAACAGAAAGATGTAAGCAACAAGTCCAAAAATTGTATAGCACGATATTTGACACAGTCGTTCCAGTTAGTTCCCCAAAAGTAGCAGAGATGTGTAAGTTATTTGAAAATATTCAGCGTTTAGTTAATATTTCCTTAGTAAATGAGTTAAATATACTTTGTGAAAAGTTGGGGATTGATTTTCGGGAGGCTCTTGAAGCTGCGGCGACAAAACCATTTGGTTTTACACCATATTGGCCGGGACCAGGAATAGGAGGACATTGTATTCCAGTTGATCCTTTATATTTTCAGTGGAAAGCAAGACAGCTAGGGCAATCAAGTCAATTAATCGAAGTAGCTCATATGATTAATGAAAAGATGCCGCAACAAATTGTAACGCAGGTGAAAGAATTAAGTGCTCCCCCAGGAACTGTCTTTCTGATTGGTATTGCGTATAAGAAAGATGTAAATGATTTACGAGAATCTCCAGCATTACCAATTATCGAGCTGTTAGTAAACGAGGGATATAAAGTACAATATCACGATCCATATATTTCATCTGCGAAAATTGGAGATAAAATATATGATTCTATCCCACTTAAGAAGAAAACATTAGAAAAAGCAGATTGCATACTAATTGTAACAGATCATTCCAATATAGATTGGAATATATGTAAAGGAATGAAGCATGTAATAGATACACGAGGTGTACTAAAGAAGGTGAGTGCATGA
- the pflB gene encoding formate C-acetyltransferase, with protein sequence MTQVLETVKNAWEKFKGEKWKVEIDVRDFILNNVNVYNGDESFLAGATEATKKLWDQVMDLTKQERENGGVLDMDTKIVSSITSHGPGYLNKELEKVVGVQTDQPFKRSLQPFGGIRMAEQSCEAYGFKVDEELSRIFRDWRKTHNQGVFDAYTPEMRAARKSGVITGLPDAYGRGRIIGDYRRVALYGVDRLIEAKEEDLNLTGSVMSEEVIRLREEVSEQIRALQELKEMAASHGFDISKPATNAREAFQWLYFAYLAAIKEQNGAAMSLGRTSTFLDIYVERDLENGTLTEEEAQEIVDHFIMKLRLVKFARTPDYNELFSGDPTWVTESIGGIALDGRPLVTKNSFRFLHTLDNLGPAPEPNLTVLWSKQLPQKFKNYCAKMSIKTSAIQYENDDIMRPEYGDDYGIACCVSAMKIGKQMQFFGARANLAKALLYAINGGKDEKSKVQVGPEFAPITSDVLDYDEVMHKFDMTMEWLAGLYLNTLNVIHYMHDKYSYERIEMALHDTEVLRTMATGIAGLSVVADSLSAIKYAKVKPIRDENGIAVDFEIEGDFPKYGNNDDRVDEIAVNLVKTFMNKLRKHKTYRNSVHTMSILTITSNVVYGKKTGNTPDGRRAGEPFAPGANPMHGRDTKGALASLLSVAKLPYEDAQDGISNTFSIIPKALGKEEEVQVSNLVSMLDGYAVKEGHHLNINVFNRETLLDAMEHPEKYPQLTIRVSGYAVNFIKLTREQQIDVINRTMHESM encoded by the coding sequence ATGACTCAAGTATTAGAGACTGTAAAAAATGCATGGGAAAAATTTAAAGGTGAAAAATGGAAAGTTGAGATTGATGTTCGCGATTTCATTCTAAATAATGTAAACGTTTACAACGGGGACGAATCCTTCTTAGCAGGAGCAACAGAAGCAACGAAAAAACTTTGGGATCAAGTAATGGATCTAACTAAACAAGAACGTGAAAATGGTGGCGTTCTTGATATGGACACAAAAATTGTTTCTTCTATTACATCACATGGTCCAGGGTATTTAAATAAGGAGCTTGAAAAAGTAGTAGGTGTTCAAACAGATCAGCCATTTAAACGTTCTTTACAACCATTTGGTGGTATTCGTATGGCAGAGCAATCTTGTGAAGCATATGGATTTAAAGTGGATGAGGAATTAAGTCGTATCTTTAGAGATTGGCGCAAAACTCATAACCAAGGTGTATTTGATGCTTACACTCCAGAAATGAGAGCAGCTCGTAAATCAGGTGTTATTACTGGTCTTCCAGACGCATATGGACGCGGACGTATTATTGGTGATTATCGCCGCGTAGCACTATATGGGGTAGATCGTTTAATTGAAGCGAAAGAAGAGGATTTAAACCTAACAGGAAGTGTAATGAGTGAAGAGGTTATCCGTTTACGTGAAGAAGTATCTGAACAAATTCGTGCACTTCAAGAATTAAAAGAAATGGCAGCTTCTCACGGTTTTGATATTTCAAAACCAGCGACAAATGCACGAGAAGCATTCCAATGGTTATACTTTGCTTATCTTGCAGCAATTAAAGAACAAAACGGGGCTGCAATGAGTCTTGGACGTACTTCAACATTCTTAGATATTTATGTTGAAAGAGATTTAGAAAATGGCACTTTAACTGAAGAGGAAGCCCAAGAGATTGTTGACCATTTCATTATGAAGTTACGTCTTGTAAAATTTGCAAGAACTCCTGATTATAATGAATTATTCTCTGGTGATCCAACTTGGGTAACTGAATCTATCGGTGGTATTGCACTTGACGGTCGTCCATTAGTAACAAAAAACTCATTCCGTTTCTTGCATACATTGGACAATTTAGGACCTGCGCCAGAGCCAAACTTAACAGTTCTTTGGTCTAAGCAATTACCACAGAAATTTAAAAACTACTGTGCAAAAATGTCTATTAAAACATCTGCAATCCAATATGAAAATGACGACATTATGCGTCCAGAATATGGCGATGACTATGGTATTGCTTGCTGTGTATCCGCAATGAAAATTGGTAAACAAATGCAATTCTTCGGAGCTCGTGCAAACTTAGCGAAGGCTTTATTATACGCTATTAATGGTGGGAAAGACGAAAAATCAAAAGTGCAAGTAGGGCCAGAATTTGCACCAATTACTTCCGACGTACTAGATTATGATGAAGTTATGCATAAATTTGATATGACAATGGAATGGTTAGCGGGTCTTTACTTAAATACATTAAATGTAATTCATTACATGCACGACAAATATAGCTATGAACGTATCGAAATGGCACTTCATGATACAGAAGTTCTTCGCACAATGGCAACAGGGATCGCTGGTCTATCTGTCGTAGCTGACTCTTTAAGTGCAATTAAATATGCAAAAGTAAAACCAATTCGCGATGAAAATGGTATCGCGGTTGACTTTGAAATTGAAGGTGACTTCCCGAAATATGGTAACAATGATGACCGCGTTGATGAAATTGCAGTAAATCTTGTGAAAACATTTATGAACAAACTTCGTAAACATAAAACATACCGTAATTCTGTTCATACAATGTCAATCTTAACAATTACATCTAATGTGGTATATGGTAAGAAAACTGGTAATACTCCAGATGGACGCCGTGCTGGAGAACCATTCGCACCAGGGGCAAATCCAATGCATGGACGTGATACAAAAGGTGCACTAGCATCGCTATTATCTGTTGCGAAATTACCATACGAAGATGCGCAAGATGGTATTTCTAATACATTCTCCATCATTCCGAAAGCGCTTGGTAAAGAAGAAGAGGTACAAGTTAGTAACTTAGTATCTATGTTAGATGGATATGCAGTAAAAGAAGGACATCACTTAAATATTAACGTATTTAATCGTGAAACATTATTGGATGCAATGGAACATCCTGAAAAATATCCACAATTAACAATTCGTGTATCTGGTTATGCTGTTAACTTTATTAAATTAACTCGTGAACAACAAATTGATGTAATTAATCGTACAATGCATGAAAGCATGTAA
- the pflA gene encoding pyruvate formate-lyase-activating protein — MVKGRIHSVESCGTVDGPGIRYVIFTQGCLLRCQYCHNADTWEIGKGKEITVDEIMQDVTCYLPFIEASEGGITVSGGEPLLQLDFLIELFKKCKEVGIHTTIDSSGGCYSEEPEFQRKLDLLMDYTDLVLLDLKHIDSKKHRKLTGKPNEHILQFARYLSDKKKSIWVRHVLVPGVTDSEKDLQRLSQFIQSLSNVQKIEVLPYHKLGVYKWETLGHKYPLQGVEPPTEQSVLHAKEILKAV, encoded by the coding sequence ATGGTAAAAGGAAGAATTCATTCTGTAGAGTCTTGTGGTACTGTTGATGGCCCAGGAATTCGTTATGTCATATTTACACAAGGGTGTTTATTACGTTGCCAATATTGTCATAATGCTGATACATGGGAGATTGGTAAAGGAAAAGAAATAACAGTTGATGAAATTATGCAGGATGTTACATGTTACCTTCCCTTTATTGAGGCTTCAGAAGGCGGTATTACAGTTAGTGGTGGAGAACCATTATTACAATTAGATTTCCTAATTGAATTATTCAAAAAATGTAAGGAAGTTGGAATTCATACAACAATCGATTCTTCGGGAGGGTGTTACTCAGAAGAACCAGAATTCCAAAGAAAATTAGATCTCTTAATGGATTACACAGATTTGGTTTTACTGGACTTAAAACATATTGATTCCAAAAAGCATCGAAAATTAACAGGAAAACCAAATGAACATATTTTACAATTTGCTCGTTATTTATCAGATAAAAAGAAATCCATTTGGGTAAGACATGTATTAGTTCCTGGCGTTACAGATAGCGAGAAAGATTTACAAAGATTATCTCAGTTTATTCAAAGTTTGTCTAATGTACAAAAGATTGAAGTGCTACCATATCACAAACTTGGTGTATATAAGTGGGAAACACTTGGACATAAGTATCCCCTTCAAGGTGTTGAACCTCCAACAGAACAAAGTGTTTTACATGCAAAAGAAATTTTAAAAGCGGTCTAA
- a CDS encoding serine hydrolase domain-containing protein produces MEQEKDSVNPKVRRPMVYIRGIVILSLVFLIVYFGYTKIMSHSKKENMLKVATKVNKKEEASKKTEQQPKQQEQTVKAAEQPVEGPPQDINENAELDQYLQSKGFSGTAVVVKNGKVLLNKGYGLANQEKKIPNNSETTFYIGSISKAFVATAIMQLKDQNKLQTEDIVTKYIPGFPHGEGLKLSHLLTHTSGIPEYEAGSEDISHEELLKRIGEQKRLANPGGKWEYSDSNYSILAYIVEKVSGQPLEEYIKQHIFDVIGMKNSGFGRALEQTRYPSTGYKIVNNNMTTPAIPSMSQLYGCGDIYTSAYDLYLFNEGLFSGKLISEESYNEMFTPVRKNYGFGWYVNPGSYSNHGVMPGWNCLNGFSKSGNIHVVLLSNIQNNIKSFGKVNNDMYTMLQHIEV; encoded by the coding sequence ATGGAACAGGAAAAGGATAGTGTGAATCCGAAAGTTCGGAGACCAATGGTGTACATAAGAGGAATCGTGATTCTCAGTCTAGTATTTTTAATTGTATATTTTGGATATACAAAAATAATGTCACATAGTAAAAAAGAGAATATGTTAAAAGTTGCAACGAAGGTGAACAAGAAAGAAGAAGCATCGAAGAAAACGGAGCAACAACCAAAGCAACAAGAACAAACAGTGAAAGCGGCAGAACAGCCTGTTGAAGGGCCTCCGCAAGATATTAACGAAAATGCTGAGTTAGATCAGTATTTGCAAAGTAAAGGGTTTAGTGGAACGGCAGTCGTTGTAAAGAATGGCAAAGTACTTTTGAATAAAGGATATGGCCTAGCGAATCAAGAGAAAAAAATACCAAATAATTCAGAAACGACATTTTATATTGGTTCAATTTCAAAAGCATTTGTAGCAACGGCGATTATGCAGTTAAAGGATCAAAACAAACTGCAAACAGAAGATATAGTCACGAAATATATTCCTGGTTTTCCACACGGTGAGGGACTGAAGCTATCACATCTATTGACGCATACGTCAGGAATTCCAGAATATGAGGCAGGTAGCGAAGATATTTCTCACGAGGAATTGTTGAAAAGAATTGGAGAACAAAAACGTTTAGCAAATCCGGGGGGGAAATGGGAGTATTCTGACTCTAATTATTCTATCCTTGCTTATATTGTTGAAAAAGTGAGTGGACAACCGTTAGAAGAATATATTAAGCAACATATTTTCGATGTAATTGGAATGAAAAACTCAGGATTTGGAAGAGCGTTAGAGCAAACAAGATATCCTTCCACCGGATATAAGATTGTGAATAATAATATGACAACACCTGCTATTCCAAGTATGTCACAATTATATGGATGCGGTGATATATATACAAGTGCGTATGATTTATATTTATTTAATGAAGGACTATTTTCTGGAAAACTCATTTCAGAAGAGAGTTATAATGAAATGTTCACACCTGTGAGAAAAAATTATGGATTTGGATGGTATGTGAATCCAGGCAGTTATTCGAATCACGGTGTTATGCCTGGCTGGAATTGCTTAAATGGCTTTAGCAAAAGCGGAAATATACATGTTGTTTTATTATCAAACATTCAAAATAATATTAAATCATTTGGCAAAGTAAATAATGATATGTATACAATGCTGCAGCATATTGAAGTGTAA
- the glsA gene encoding glutaminase A, with protein sequence MQCVETNNLKQLLEQVKPYTKKGKLATYIPELGNANPDDLGIAIYHKETEYVHAGSSQMLFTLQSISKVITLALALLDRGEEYVFSKVGMEPTGDPFNSIIKLETTSPSKPLNPMINAGALAITSMLKGANNEEKIERILNFVREITDNPTIHYSAKVATSELETAYLNRSLCYYMKQNGIIDNDIEELMDLYTRQCAIEVNCIDLARIGLIFAMDGYDPYKQKQIIPKHITKICKTFMVTCGMYNESGEFAIRVGIPAKSGVAGGIFGCVKGEMGIGIFGPALDENGNSIAGFKILELLSAQEGWSIF encoded by the coding sequence ATGCAGTGTGTTGAAACAAACAACTTAAAACAGTTGTTAGAACAAGTCAAACCATATACAAAAAAAGGGAAACTTGCTACTTATATCCCCGAATTAGGAAATGCAAATCCAGACGATTTAGGAATTGCAATTTACCATAAAGAAACCGAGTATGTTCATGCTGGGAGCTCCCAAATGCTTTTTACCCTTCAAAGTATTTCAAAAGTAATTACACTTGCTCTTGCCCTGTTAGACCGCGGTGAAGAATATGTATTTTCTAAAGTTGGAATGGAGCCAACGGGGGATCCATTCAATTCCATTATTAAATTAGAAACAACAAGCCCTTCTAAACCCCTTAATCCAATGATTAATGCAGGTGCACTAGCAATCACAAGTATGCTGAAAGGAGCGAATAACGAAGAAAAAATAGAACGAATTCTCAATTTCGTACGTGAAATCACGGATAATCCTACTATTCATTATTCTGCAAAAGTTGCTACTTCCGAGCTAGAAACGGCTTATTTAAATCGTTCGCTCTGTTACTACATGAAGCAAAATGGTATTATCGATAACGATATTGAAGAACTAATGGATTTATATACACGCCAATGTGCAATTGAAGTGAATTGTATTGATTTAGCACGCATCGGTTTAATTTTTGCAATGGATGGCTATGATCCCTATAAACAAAAACAAATTATCCCAAAACATATTACGAAAATTTGTAAAACATTTATGGTAACTTGCGGTATGTATAATGAATCTGGAGAGTTTGCCATCCGTGTTGGAATCCCCGCAAAAAGCGGTGTTGCTGGCGGCATTTTCGGCTGTGTCAAAGGAGAAATGGGCATTGGCATTTTCGGGCCAGCATTAGATGAAAACGGAAATAGCATCGCTGGATTTAAAATATTAGAACTGCTATCAGCTCAAGAAGGCTGGAGTATTTTTTAA